Within Phycisphaeraceae bacterium, the genomic segment CACAGAGCCACCGACCTGCCCCAAGCCTTCAAGTCTGCACGCACAATCGCCCGGCGTCATCGCGTGATTGACGGTTCTTCCTTCCGGCTTTCGGACCATGATCCCGCCGACACCGGCCCCTTCACCGCGGAAGACAAGCCGAGAGCGCGCGAGGCGCTCGCCAACGGCATTCGATTTCTCTCCGAGCTCCAGGAGAAGCTCTACGCCTCCGACACATGGTCGCTGCTGCTGATTCTTCAGGCGCTTGATGCCGCTGGAAAGGATGGCCTCATCAAGCATGTCATGAGCGGCGTGAACCCGCAGGGCTGCCAGGTGGTTTCGTTCAAGGCACCATCATCCGAGGAACTCGATCATGACTTTCTCTGGCGCTGCATCAAGCGACTGCCCGAGCGTGGACGGATCGGCATTTTCAATCGCTCCTGGTACGAGGAAGTGCTCGTTGTCCGGGTGCATCGCCACTTGCTCGAAGCGCAGAAGCTTCCGCCCGAGAAGGTGACGAAGCGCATCTGGCGGGACCGCTGCCGCGACATCCGCTGTTTCGAGCGTTACCTCTCCGGCAACGGCACGGTCGTCCGCAAGGTCTTTCTCAATGTCTCGCGGCAGGAGCAGCGGCGCCGCTTTCTGGAGCGGCTCACCGACCCTGAGAAGCACTGGAAGTTCTCCGCGGCCGACATCCGCGAACGAGGTCACTGGGACGCCTACATGGACGCGTACGAAGATGCGATCCGCCGCACGGCAACCCGCGACGCGCCGTGGTATGTCGTGCCCGCCGACAACAAGTGGTACACGCGCATCGTCGTCGGGGCGGTGCTCCTCGAATCCCTGGCGCGCCTCGATCTTCGATATCCGATTGTCACGGCCCAGCAGGAGGCGGCACTTCGGGAAGCGCGGGCGCAACTGGAATCGGAGGGCTGAAGTCGAGGGGGTGCGGCGGCGCTCGCGCGAATCCCGGGCCGCCGGCACGCCGGGACCGATCGCCCCGTGCCGCCGCGGACCTTCCGGCCGGACCGGGTGACCTGCTGACGCCTCCGCCTCGTTCATGATGCCGCCCCTCGCAGCCACCAGCGTTCCGGCCGGATAGAACACCCCGCGCTCGGGCAATCTCCGGGCCTCTCTCGAGGATTGGGTGTTGCATCGATCCCGCGGCTTCTGATAAGGTTCTCGACTCTCCCCTGCAAGGGCCGTCGGTGACGGCGGGAGCGT encodes:
- a CDS encoding polyphosphate kinase 2 family protein, whose protein sequence is MHRATDLPQAFKSARTIARRHRVIDGSSFRLSDHDPADTGPFTAEDKPRAREALANGIRFLSELQEKLYASDTWSLLLILQALDAAGKDGLIKHVMSGVNPQGCQVVSFKAPSSEELDHDFLWRCIKRLPERGRIGIFNRSWYEEVLVVRVHRHLLEAQKLPPEKVTKRIWRDRCRDIRCFERYLSGNGTVVRKVFLNVSRQEQRRRFLERLTDPEKHWKFSAADIRERGHWDAYMDAYEDAIRRTATRDAPWYVVPADNKWYTRIVVGAVLLESLARLDLRYPIVTAQQEAALREARAQLESEG